One part of the Lachnospiraceae bacterium JLR.KK002 genome encodes these proteins:
- a CDS encoding helix-turn-helix transcriptional regulator: MAETLGQYLRAIREQNKLSTRDVEKETGITTSQLSRLECSHTRNPSPIALKKLALLYNIKLIDLFQKAGYLDSKDVDSYMESCFKGIEKLDQEDKKQIQSQIDYLIFQHDKEREGRNDL, translated from the coding sequence ATGGCAGAAACGCTTGGACAATATCTGAGGGCAATAAGAGAACAAAATAAATTAAGCACAAGAGACGTGGAAAAAGAGACCGGCATAACAACTTCACAGTTAAGCCGCCTGGAATGCAGCCACACCCGCAACCCGTCTCCCATCGCTTTAAAAAAACTGGCCTTATTATATAACATAAAACTGATTGACCTATTTCAGAAAGCCGGTTATCTTGATTCCAAAGATGTAGATTCTTACATGGAATCCTGCTTCAAAGGCATTGAAAAACTAGACCAGGAAGACAAGAAACAGATACAGAGCCAAATTGACTATTTGATTTTTCAGCATGACAAAGAAAGAGAGGGCAGAAATGATTTATAG